CGAATTGCATCTGTTCGCGCAGCTTGAGATCCAGCGCGCCAAGCGGTTCATCGAGCAGCAGCACGCGCGGCTGATTGACCAGCGCCCGGGCAATGGCCACGCGCTGACGCTGGCCGCCGGAAAGCTGCGACGGCTTACGGGTATGCACAAAACCGAGCGCCACTTTTTCCAGCGCTTCCTGGGCCATCGCGTGACGCTGTTTCTTGCCGATACCTTTCACCATCAGCCCGTAGGCGACGTTGTCGAGAATCGACATATGCGGAAACAGCGCGTAATCCTGGAATACGGTGTTGACGTCGCGCTGCCACGGCGGCAAAACGCTAGCTTCTTTCCCGAAGATTTTGATGGCGCCGCCGGAAAGCTGTTCGAACCCGGCGATCAACCGCAGGCAGGTGGTTTTGCCGGAGCCTGAAGGCCCCAGCATTGAAAAAAACTCCCCATCTTCGATGGAGATACTGACGCCATCCACCGCACGAACATCACCGTACAGACGCGAAACATCCTGAAATTCAACTGCGTACGTCATGTTCAAACTCCCGGGTGTTAACGACCACCCATAATGGCGATGTAATCTTGCGTCCAGCGACTGTAAGGCACGTACTTACCGCCTTCGGCGATAGGCGTTTTCCAGAAAGCGATTTTGTCGAAGAAGGTGTAGCCGTTTGTTTCACAGCCTTTTTCACCGAGCAGAGTGCTGGCTTTACACC
This DNA window, taken from Scandinavium goeteborgense, encodes the following:
- a CDS encoding ABC transporter ATP-binding protein gives rise to the protein MTYAVEFQDVSRLYGDVRAVDGVSISIEDGEFFSMLGPSGSGKTTCLRLIAGFEQLSGGAIKIFGKEASVLPPWQRDVNTVFQDYALFPHMSILDNVAYGLMVKGIGKKQRHAMAQEALEKVALGFVHTRKPSQLSGGQRQRVAIARALVNQPRVLLLDEPLGALDLKLREQMQFELKKLQQDLGITFIFVTHDQGEALSMSDRVAVFNNGGIEQVDTPRELYLRPRTPFVASFVGTSNVFDSAQTLKLCGMTGQWSLRPEHIRLDAGGDIQVNGVVQAVQYQGAATRYEIRLSGGEKLLVSQGNFTGGIVPAGPTPGQNVLASWSREAMVPLDGGVR